From the genome of Spirosomataceae bacterium TFI 002, one region includes:
- a CDS encoding protein involved in gliding motility GldA — MSVIVNNLTKTYGSQKAIDSLSFEVKQGEILGFLGPNGAGKSTTMKILTGYLSATEGDASVCGFDVATQSMEVKKKIGYLPEHNPLYLEMYIKEFLAFMARIYGVENKERTQEVIELVGLDREHHKKIGQLSKGYRQRVGLAHAIYHDPEVLILDEPTTGLDPNQLVEIRKLIKTVGENKTVMLSTHIMQEVENICDRVVILSRGLIKLDAKVSELTQSGQTMEDVFLKYTA; from the coding sequence ATGTCGGTAATTGTTAATAACCTCACTAAAACATATGGAAGTCAAAAAGCCATTGATAGCTTAAGCTTTGAAGTAAAGCAAGGCGAGATACTTGGCTTTTTAGGACCCAATGGAGCTGGAAAGTCAACAACAATGAAGATTTTGACAGGATACCTAAGTGCTACAGAAGGAGACGCTAGTGTTTGTGGATTTGATGTAGCAACTCAGTCGATGGAGGTGAAAAAGAAAATTGGTTATCTCCCAGAGCACAACCCATTATATTTGGAGATGTATATCAAAGAGTTTTTGGCTTTTATGGCTCGTATCTATGGAGTGGAAAACAAAGAGCGGACACAAGAGGTAATAGAGCTTGTTGGTCTTGACAGAGAACATCACAAAAAAATAGGACAATTGTCGAAAGGCTATCGTCAGCGTGTTGGCCTCGCTCATGCCATTTACCATGACCCAGAGGTACTTATTCTTGATGAACCCACTACTGGGCTTGACCCTAACCAGCTTGTTGAAATAAGAAAGCTAATAAAAACCGTTGGCGAAAATAAGACAGTAATGCTGAGTACTCATATCATGCAAGAGGTTGAAAACATTTGTGATAGAGTTGTCATTCTTTCAAGAGGCTTAATAAAGTTAGACGCCAAAGTTTCGGAACTTACACAGTCTGGTCAAACCATGGAAGATGTGTTTTTGAAATATACGGCATAA